A genomic window from Phocoena sinus isolate mPhoSin1 chromosome 20, mPhoSin1.pri, whole genome shotgun sequence includes:
- the ARL16 gene encoding ADP-ribosylation factor-like protein 16 isoform X2 — protein MGPIWSSYYGNCHSLLFMVDTSNPTQLSASCVQLLALLSAEQLAEASVLILFNKIDLPCYMTIEEIKSLIRLPDLIACAKQNITTVEISARKGTGLSEVLRWLEDTHRMNG, from the exons ATGGGCCCCATCTGGTCCAGTTACTATGGAAACTGTCATTCTCTCCTG TTCATGGTGGACACCTCTAACCCTACCCAGCTCTCTGCATCCTGTGTGCAGCTCCTGGCTCTCCTTTCGGCAGAACAACTTGCAGAAGCATCGGTTCTGATTCTCTTCAATAAAAT TGACCTGCCCTGTTACATGACCATAGAAGAGATAAAGTCGTTAATCAGGCTCCCGGACCTCATTGCTTGTGCCAAGCAGAACATCACCACGGTAGAAATCAGTGCCCGGAAAGGCACTGGCTTGTCAGAAGTGCTGCGCTGGCTCGAGGACACCCACAGAATGAATGGTTGA
- the ARL16 gene encoding ADP-ribosylation factor-like protein 16 isoform X1 — MCLLLGATGVGKTLLVKRLQKLSSRDGKGDLGDLPPTRPTVGTNLTDIVAQRRITIRELGGCMGPIWSSYYGNCHSLLFMVDTSNPTQLSASCVQLLALLSAEQLAEASVLILFNKIDLPCYMTIEEIKSLIRLPDLIACAKQNITTVEISARKGTGLSEVLRWLEDTHRMNG, encoded by the exons ATGTGTCTTTTGCTCGGGGCCACGGGTGTGGGGAAGACGCTGTTGGTGAAACGCTTGCAGA AGCTGAGCTCCCGGGATGGGAAGGGCGACCTGGGCGATCTTCCCCCCACGCGGCCCACG GTGGGTACCAACCTAACGGACATCGTGGCTCAGAGAAGGATCACCATCCGGGAGCTGGGGGGGTGCATGGGCCCCATCTGGTCCAGTTACTATGGAAACTGTCATTCTCTCCTG TTCATGGTGGACACCTCTAACCCTACCCAGCTCTCTGCATCCTGTGTGCAGCTCCTGGCTCTCCTTTCGGCAGAACAACTTGCAGAAGCATCGGTTCTGATTCTCTTCAATAAAAT TGACCTGCCCTGTTACATGACCATAGAAGAGATAAAGTCGTTAATCAGGCTCCCGGACCTCATTGCTTGTGCCAAGCAGAACATCACCACGGTAGAAATCAGTGCCCGGAAAGGCACTGGCTTGTCAGAAGTGCTGCGCTGGCTCGAGGACACCCACAGAATGAATGGTTGA